Proteins encoded in a region of the Pirellulales bacterium genome:
- a CDS encoding AI-2E family transporter, which yields MSTNSTTSDPWSPRRMVAGTLVVCAVLGLFALAFVARHVLFFLFIAIVLATALKPLVALLTGRGVPRIVSIALVYALLLTTLVAPAVIGLPLLVDQAQQVLHSLPESYADFRDRLGQISTTIVEYLPEKPDWVEREDEAIEGALNALNRALSYSGLLIRGGLVVAIVIFTSFLWMIYEDQTIRSMLLFLPAERRQEAGEVLDGIQAKVGAYIRGQGLLCLAVGLMSLVAYLIIGLPHALVLALIAGVFEAVPVFGPVLGAIAPMLVALSVDPSQVVWVLVSAIVIQQSENYLLVPRIMDRSVGVNAVVTLLAIAGFSALEGLAGAVLAIPMAAIIQLLLERYVLGASVLEPDTPARQDEIGQLRFQTQALIQEMRLQLREKDDPTSSRADRVEETIETIAQQLDAALARHAEELDLAANEVLA from the coding sequence ATGTCCACGAATTCCACCACTAGTGACCCATGGTCCCCCCGCCGCATGGTTGCGGGGACGCTGGTGGTGTGCGCTGTGCTGGGGCTGTTCGCTCTGGCGTTCGTCGCGCGGCACGTGCTCTTTTTTCTATTCATCGCCATTGTGCTGGCCACGGCGTTGAAGCCGCTCGTAGCGCTATTAACCGGGCGAGGCGTCCCCCGCATTGTGTCGATCGCGCTCGTCTATGCCTTGCTGCTGACAACGCTCGTGGCGCCGGCCGTGATTGGGCTGCCGCTGTTGGTCGACCAGGCACAGCAAGTCTTACACTCGTTGCCGGAAAGTTACGCCGACTTTCGCGATCGCCTCGGGCAAATCTCGACCACCATTGTCGAGTACCTCCCTGAGAAACCGGATTGGGTCGAGCGCGAGGACGAGGCCATCGAAGGTGCGCTCAACGCCTTGAATCGGGCACTCAGCTACAGCGGCCTGCTGATTCGGGGTGGCCTCGTCGTGGCGATTGTGATCTTTACCAGCTTTCTGTGGATGATTTACGAAGATCAGACGATTCGTTCGATGCTACTTTTCCTGCCCGCCGAGCGGCGGCAAGAGGCGGGCGAAGTGCTCGACGGCATCCAGGCCAAGGTGGGCGCTTATATACGCGGTCAGGGTCTGCTCTGCCTGGCGGTTGGCCTGATGTCGCTCGTTGCCTATTTGATCATCGGTCTGCCACATGCCTTGGTCTTGGCGCTCATTGCCGGCGTCTTCGAGGCGGTGCCTGTATTCGGGCCCGTTCTGGGGGCGATCGCTCCGATGTTGGTGGCCTTGTCAGTCGATCCGTCTCAGGTCGTGTGGGTACTGGTTTCCGCGATCGTCATTCAACAGTCGGAAAATTATCTGCTCGTGCCGCGCATCATGGATCGCTCGGTGGGGGTCAATGCAGTGGTGACGTTATTGGCAATCGCCGGCTTTAGCGCGCTGGAGGGACTGGCCGGCGCAGTCTTAGCCATTCCGATGGCCGCGATTATCCAGTTACTCTTGGAGCGTTATGTGCTGGGGGCCTCGGTGCTCGAACCGGATACCCCGGCCCGCCAGGACGAAATCGGTCAGTTGCGCTTTCAAACGCAGGCACTGATCCAGGAAATGCGCCTGCAATTGCGCGAAAAAGACGATCCCACAAGCAGTCGGGCGGATCGAGTCGAGGAAACGATCGAGACGATCGCCCAGCAACTAGACGCCGCGCTGGCCCGCCATGCGGAGGAATTGGATTTGGCAGCGAACGAGGTGCTCGCATGA
- a CDS encoding YihY/virulence factor BrkB family protein codes for MTLPAIWQILKTAILDWQRHNAPRLGAAIAYYAIFSIAPLMVIAIAIAGSIFGEQAAKGEVFVQMNRFLGNEAAARAIEDLVLNAARPRTGALATVLSFFALWFGASGVFGQIKGALDTIWGVERRPGAGVLPVFLEYAWSVAMVAAVGLLLLGSLVASSVLTAATSMAENAMAVSDFSLRVLEWSVSLAVLTILFGIIFKLLPDVIVRWRDVWVGAVFTAVMFSVGKFLIGWYLARLLIASAYGAAGSFVLVLVWTYYSAQIFLLGAEVTQAYARFLGAPVRPSWHAQFVTTAASLQPVGQTRPALTANSSKRSRRKPKRNDR; via the coding sequence ATGACGCTGCCGGCTATCTGGCAAATCCTCAAAACCGCCATTCTCGACTGGCAGCGCCATAATGCTCCTCGTTTGGGCGCAGCAATTGCTTACTACGCGATCTTCTCGATCGCCCCGTTGATGGTGATCGCGATCGCCATCGCGGGGTCGATCTTCGGCGAGCAGGCGGCCAAGGGGGAAGTGTTCGTACAGATGAATCGCTTTCTGGGCAACGAAGCCGCGGCGCGCGCCATTGAGGACCTGGTGCTCAACGCAGCGCGCCCCCGTACCGGAGCTTTGGCGACGGTGCTCAGCTTTTTTGCGCTGTGGTTTGGCGCCTCGGGGGTATTCGGCCAGATCAAGGGAGCGCTCGATACGATCTGGGGTGTCGAGCGGCGCCCGGGGGCGGGCGTGTTGCCGGTGTTCCTCGAATACGCCTGGAGCGTGGCGATGGTCGCGGCGGTGGGGCTATTGCTGTTGGGTTCGCTTGTGGCCAGCTCGGTACTTACGGCGGCCACGTCGATGGCGGAAAACGCCATGGCGGTCTCCGATTTTTCATTGCGCGTGCTGGAATGGAGCGTGTCACTGGCGGTACTGACAATTCTGTTTGGCATCATCTTCAAGCTGTTGCCGGACGTGATCGTGCGCTGGCGCGACGTCTGGGTCGGAGCGGTATTTACCGCCGTCATGTTCTCCGTGGGAAAGTTTTTGATCGGCTGGTATCTCGCGCGGCTGCTGATTGCTTCGGCCTATGGAGCTGCTGGTTCGTTTGTTTTGGTATTGGTATGGACCTATTATTCGGCCCAGATCTTTCTCTTGGGAGCCGAGGTGACGCAGGCTTATGCACGCTTCCTGGGGGCGCCGGTGCGGCCGTCCTGGCATGCGCAATTCGTGACCACTGCGGCATCCCTGCAACCGGTCGGACAGACTCGTCCTGCTTTGACGGCCAATTCGTCAAAACGGTCACGGCGCAAGCCAAAACGCAACGATCGATGA